One window of the Romeriopsis navalis LEGE 11480 genome contains the following:
- a CDS encoding GMC oxidoreductase, with the protein MAEHYDIIIIGTGAGGGTLAHRLAPSGKKILVLERGDFLPRERENWDSHEVFVNRRYAADDTWYDSQNQPFKPGTHYYVGGNTKFYGAALFRLRESDFGEVKHVDGISPAWPLSYNDFEPYYSEAETLYHVHGQRGQDPTEPPSATPYPYQPVPHEPRIQTLNDDLEKLGFQPFYLPLGVRLADDPAYPQAPVCLSYFDGFPDPTESKADAHVIAMKPALTHPNLTLLTQRYVERLETSSSGNRVDRVIVDHNGAEESYTGNIVVCACGAVNSAALLLRSANDQHPQGLANRSDQVGRNYMAHNNSSLVAISVTPNPSQFQKTLGLADFYHRSDDWEYPLGLIQMLGKIDAEMILSEAPPLTPNFAAQQVAGHSLDFFLTTEDLPLSQNRVTLRADNQIQLSYTETNMASHLRLIAKLKDMLRHLGCNHDMLHNPIYFGKKIPIAGVAHQSGTLRFGTDPLTSVLDVNCKAHDLNNLYVVDSSFLPSSSAVNPSLTIMANALRVGDHLLQRLS; encoded by the coding sequence ATGGCAGAGCATTACGACATTATTATCATCGGTACTGGTGCAGGTGGCGGCACCTTAGCCCATCGGCTGGCCCCCAGTGGCAAGAAAATCTTGGTGCTAGAACGTGGTGATTTCCTGCCCCGAGAGCGGGAGAATTGGGATTCCCATGAGGTCTTTGTGAATCGTCGCTATGCCGCCGATGACACCTGGTACGACTCACAAAATCAACCCTTTAAACCAGGAACGCATTACTACGTTGGGGGAAATACAAAATTTTATGGGGCAGCGCTATTTCGTCTACGCGAATCGGACTTTGGTGAAGTCAAACATGTGGATGGCATCTCTCCCGCTTGGCCATTGAGTTATAACGATTTTGAGCCTTATTACAGTGAAGCGGAGACGCTATATCACGTACATGGGCAGCGGGGCCAAGATCCGACCGAGCCACCCAGCGCTACGCCCTATCCCTATCAGCCAGTGCCCCATGAGCCGCGTATTCAAACCCTGAATGATGACCTAGAAAAACTCGGTTTTCAGCCATTCTATTTACCCTTAGGGGTGCGATTAGCCGATGACCCGGCTTATCCGCAAGCCCCGGTTTGTCTGAGTTACTTTGATGGGTTTCCCGATCCGACAGAGTCCAAAGCTGATGCCCATGTAATCGCGATGAAACCGGCGCTGACGCATCCGAATCTGACATTGCTGACCCAGCGTTATGTGGAGCGACTGGAAACAAGCAGCAGTGGTAATCGGGTCGATCGGGTAATTGTTGATCACAACGGGGCCGAGGAATCCTATACGGGGAATATCGTGGTTTGCGCTTGCGGGGCGGTCAACTCCGCGGCACTGTTACTGCGATCGGCCAACGATCAACACCCCCAAGGACTGGCGAATCGCTCCGATCAGGTGGGCCGGAACTATATGGCCCATAACAACTCCAGCTTGGTCGCAATTTCGGTCACGCCGAATCCCTCGCAGTTTCAGAAAACCCTGGGTCTAGCTGACTTTTATCATCGAAGTGATGACTGGGAATACCCGCTTGGCTTGATTCAAATGCTAGGCAAGATTGATGCAGAAATGATCTTGTCCGAGGCTCCCCCACTCACACCCAACTTTGCGGCACAGCAGGTTGCGGGCCATTCCCTCGATTTTTTCTTAACCACTGAAGATCTTCCCCTCAGCCAAAATCGCGTCACGCTGAGAGCGGATAACCAAATCCAACTGAGCTACACCGAAACGAATATGGCCAGTCATCTGCGACTGATTGCCAAGCTAAAAGATATGCTGCGACATTTGGGCTGCAACCACGACATGCTGCACAATCCGATTTACTTCGGCAAGAAAATCCCGATCGCCGGTGTAGCGCACCAATCAGGCACCCTACGCTTTGGCACTGACCCACTGACATCGGTGCTAGATGTGAATTGCAAAGCCCATGATCTCAACAACCTATACGTAGTGGATAGCAGTTTCCTCCCCTCCAGCAGCGCGGTCAATCCATCCCTGACGATCATGGCTAATGCGTTGCGAGTGGGTGATCACTTGTTGCAGCGGTTGTCGTAG
- a CDS encoding VOC family protein, translating into MRIKKSLFHTALFLAGLLSSQAALLTVPERSPAFEPPASAEIITPAIFAPEILGPRPLSAQPIAAAITAQANLQAVVNVSIPVSDMAEALAFYTKVLPFEKISDVEVFGTDYERLQGLFGIRMRVVQLRLGSETIELIDYLTPGGRPIPVDSKSNDRWFQHIAIVLNDMAQAYQHLRQHNVQHASTGPQRLPDYIPAAAGIEAFYFQDPDGHNLEIIFFPPGKGDPRWQQPTTQRFLGIDHTAIAIANTQASQQFYENLLGLKLAGQSENYGTEQEHLNNVFGARLLISGLTPPTGPAIEFLEYLAPAGGRPMPADTKADDLWHWQTTISVKDINLAAKRLRQGGAQFISPGVVTLPTSKLGFKAGFLVKDPDGHVLRIIQR; encoded by the coding sequence ATGCGGATTAAAAAATCACTGTTTCACACAGCCTTATTTTTAGCGGGCTTGCTGAGCAGTCAGGCGGCACTGCTGACTGTGCCAGAGCGAAGTCCAGCATTTGAGCCGCCAGCCTCGGCAGAAATCATCACCCCAGCGATATTTGCACCCGAAATACTGGGGCCAAGGCCACTATCGGCGCAGCCCATTGCAGCGGCGATCACGGCCCAGGCGAATCTGCAAGCCGTGGTGAATGTCAGTATTCCCGTATCGGATATGGCCGAGGCGCTGGCATTCTACACCAAAGTTTTACCCTTTGAGAAGATCTCCGATGTCGAAGTTTTTGGCACCGACTACGAACGCTTACAGGGCTTATTCGGCATTCGGATGCGGGTGGTCCAGTTGCGGTTGGGGAGCGAAACGATCGAGCTAATCGATTACCTGACACCCGGTGGTCGGCCAATTCCCGTGGACTCCAAAAGTAACGATCGCTGGTTTCAGCATATTGCGATCGTTTTAAACGATATGGCCCAAGCCTACCAGCATCTCCGTCAGCATAATGTCCAACATGCTTCCACTGGTCCCCAACGCTTACCCGACTATATTCCAGCCGCAGCCGGGATTGAAGCCTTTTATTTTCAAGACCCCGATGGTCACAATTTAGAAATTATCTTCTTCCCACCCGGCAAAGGCGATCCGCGTTGGCAGCAACCAACGACTCAACGCTTTCTCGGCATCGACCATACGGCGATCGCCATTGCCAATACCCAAGCCAGTCAGCAGTTTTATGAAAACCTATTGGGCTTGAAGTTGGCCGGTCAAAGCGAGAACTATGGCACAGAGCAGGAGCATCTGAATAACGTGTTTGGTGCCAGGTTGTTGATTAGTGGCCTCACGCCGCCTACGGGACCAGCGATCGAGTTTCTGGAATACCTCGCACCCGCTGGTGGACGCCCGATGCCCGCCGATACCAAAGCCGATGATCTATGGCATTGGCAAACCACAATTTCGGTCAAAGATATCAACCTCGCGGCCAAGCGTTTACGACAGGGCGGGGCGCAGTTTATTTCACCCGGCGTTGTCACCTTACCAACCTCAAAACTGGGGTTTAAAGCTGGCTTCTTGGTCAAAGACCCGGATGGGCATGTGCTGCGGATTATTCAGCGGTGA
- a CDS encoding MIP/aquaporin family protein, with amino-acid sequence MQSVKWLNYLIEALGLGTFMVSAGLFGTLLYAPASPVFSLISNDLTRGILMGLAMGLTAIAIIYSPPGKRSGAHINPAVTLTFHYLKKIQTIDAIFYIIAQFIGGLAGVWLVAGLLGPVFTTPPVNYVVTLPGSNGVFTAFWVEFMLSFGLMAMILITSNIKSLSNLTGLFSGVMLSFYIPFAVPLSGMSINPARTLASAWPAQQWTSLWIYFVAPPLAMLCVAMLYRHCSSLNTREMCCKLCPNSTTPCISHRCCQHCGDRLSNDLLSLD; translated from the coding sequence ATGCAGTCAGTAAAGTGGCTAAATTATTTAATTGAGGCTTTAGGCCTCGGCACATTTATGGTGTCAGCGGGATTGTTTGGCACGCTATTGTATGCGCCGGCATCGCCTGTGTTTAGCTTGATTAGCAATGATCTCACAAGAGGCATTCTTATGGGCCTGGCGATGGGCTTGACAGCGATCGCCATTATCTACTCACCGCCCGGAAAACGATCGGGCGCGCATATTAATCCTGCCGTGACGCTGACGTTTCACTATCTGAAAAAAATTCAGACGATCGACGCGATCTTTTACATCATTGCGCAGTTCATTGGCGGTTTGGCTGGGGTTTGGCTGGTGGCGGGATTGTTGGGTCCGGTGTTTACGACACCGCCAGTCAACTACGTCGTAACTTTACCCGGTAGCAATGGTGTATTCACCGCATTTTGGGTCGAATTTATGTTGTCGTTTGGCTTGATGGCCATGATTCTCATCACGAGCAATATTAAATCCTTATCGAATCTGACGGGCCTATTTTCCGGGGTGATGTTGTCCTTTTATATTCCCTTTGCCGTACCGCTTTCGGGGATGAGTATTAACCCTGCTCGGACCTTAGCTTCGGCTTGGCCAGCCCAACAATGGACAAGTCTTTGGATTTACTTCGTGGCACCCCCCTTAGCGATGCTCTGCGTCGCGATGCTTTATCGTCACTGCTCATCGCTCAACACCCGAGAAATGTGCTGCAAACTCTGTCCCAACTCAACCACTCCCTGCATTAGTCATCGCTGCTGCCAACACTGTGGCGATCGCCTCAGTAATGATTTGCTCAGTCTTGACTAA
- a CDS encoding GMC oxidoreductase, with product MTQHYDVIIIGTGAGGGTMARALAPTGKRILILEKGGFVPREYANFDPHTNWVEKRYTPDDTWYHKGEPFRPSHPHYYVGGNTKFYGAALFRLRERDFEAVEHPDGMSPAWPISYADLEPYYAIGEQWYYVHGAAGADPTEADRSAPYPYAPLQHEPRIQKLNDDLAATGLHPFPIPMGLRLGRDNEPGATSSLDLWPQFDGYPDPYEIKADSHIVGVRPALEYENVTLKTHSPVERLEVDASGRKVDRVVVKSDAGEITTYSADLVVVAAGALSSALLFLRSAQDKHPNGLANSTDLVGRNFMGHNNATLMAISKTPNDATFEKTLALADYYWGDASYPYPMGLIQMLGNFNEALMQLEMEQPLPGMTHAEMAAHSLDFWLQSEDLPEPTNRIAYNTQGDVVFDYTANNVESANQLRQRLTDFLDCAGCHPGTHNVDFYLGGMVGIPLGHTMGTMKMGTDINTSVLDPYCRPHELDNVFVTDGSFFVSAGAVNPTLTIIAQTLRVADYIKTEWF from the coding sequence ATGACACAGCATTACGACGTGATTATCATTGGGACTGGTGCAGGTGGCGGCACGATGGCGCGGGCCTTAGCGCCGACTGGCAAACGGATTTTGATTCTGGAAAAGGGGGGCTTTGTCCCACGGGAATATGCGAATTTTGATCCCCACACCAACTGGGTGGAGAAACGCTATACGCCGGATGATACTTGGTACCACAAGGGGGAGCCATTCCGTCCGAGTCATCCCCACTACTATGTTGGCGGCAATACCAAGTTCTATGGGGCGGCGTTGTTTCGCTTGCGGGAGCGAGATTTTGAAGCGGTGGAACATCCGGATGGGATGTCGCCTGCTTGGCCGATTAGCTATGCCGACTTAGAACCCTACTATGCGATCGGCGAGCAATGGTACTACGTACATGGAGCCGCTGGAGCCGACCCAACAGAAGCCGATCGCAGTGCGCCCTACCCCTATGCGCCATTGCAGCATGAGCCGCGTATCCAAAAACTGAATGATGATTTGGCGGCAACCGGGTTGCATCCTTTTCCGATTCCGATGGGTTTACGCTTGGGCCGCGACAATGAACCCGGCGCGACCAGCAGTTTAGATCTATGGCCCCAATTCGATGGCTACCCGGACCCCTATGAAATCAAAGCTGACTCGCATATTGTCGGTGTGCGACCCGCTTTAGAATACGAGAATGTGACGCTAAAAACCCACAGCCCCGTTGAACGCCTAGAGGTGGATGCATCGGGCCGTAAAGTCGATCGAGTAGTGGTCAAATCAGACGCCGGTGAAATCACAACCTACTCAGCCGATTTGGTCGTGGTGGCAGCGGGGGCTTTGAGTTCGGCGTTGCTGTTCCTGCGATCGGCCCAAGATAAACATCCCAACGGCTTGGCAAACTCAACCGATCTCGTTGGCCGGAACTTTATGGGTCATAACAACGCCACCTTGATGGCAATTAGTAAAACCCCGAATGATGCGACGTTCGAAAAAACCTTAGCACTGGCCGACTACTACTGGGGAGACGCATCCTATCCCTACCCGATGGGCCTGATTCAAATGCTAGGCAACTTTAACGAAGCCTTAATGCAACTCGAAATGGAGCAGCCGTTGCCCGGGATGACCCATGCCGAAATGGCGGCGCATTCCCTTGATTTTTGGCTGCAAAGTGAGGATTTGCCTGAGCCCACTAACCGGATTGCTTACAATACTCAAGGCGATGTAGTGTTTGACTATACGGCAAATAATGTGGAGTCAGCCAATCAGCTACGGCAGCGGTTAACGGACTTTCTTGATTGTGCCGGTTGTCATCCCGGTACGCATAATGTGGATTTCTATCTGGGTGGGATGGTCGGCATTCCCTTAGGGCACACGATGGGGACGATGAAAATGGGGACGGATATTAATACTTCTGTGCTTGATCCCTACTGCCGACCCCATGAATTGGATAATGTATTCGTGACGGATGGAAGTTTCTTTGTCTCGGCGGGTGCAGTCAATCCAACTTTGACGATTATTGCGCAAACCCTCCGCGTGGCGGACTACATCAAGACCGAATGGTTCTAA